CGAGGAGGCCGGGGTGCGCCCCGGCGCGGAGCAGCTCTTCTCGTCCAGTGTGGACGGCTGGACCTCCGGCAGCCCGGTCGCCGCGGCGATGGACCGCGGGCGCGGCGCCATGCTCGCCATCGGGATGAACGGCGAACCGCTGCCGATCGAACACGGTTTTCCGGCACGGCTGGTCATTCCCGGGTTGTACGGTTATGTGTCGGCCACGAAATGGGTGACCGACCTCGAAGTGACGACTTGGCAGGCTCGCCAGGCATATTGGCTGAAACGCGGGTGGAGCCGGGAAGCGTCGATCAAGACGGAATCGCGCATCGACACGCCGAAGGGGTTCGAAACCGTGCCCGGCGGAAAGGTGCGCGTCGCCGGGATCGCGTGGGCGCAGCACACCGGCATCGACCGGGTCGAAGTGCGGATGGACGACGGCCCGTGGCGCGAAGCCATGCTTTCGCGGCAGGTGAACCTCGAAACCTGGCGCATGTGGTGGATCGAGTTCGACGCCGCGCCCGGCGGTCACCAGGTCGTCTGCCGGGCCACCGACAGAAGCGGCTACACGCAGACCGACATGCGCGCCGGCACCGTTCCCGACGGCGCCACCGGGTGGCACAGCATCAATTTCACCGCCCAGTGACCCGCATCACCCGATCGGATGGCAATCCGATTCGAGTGCAGCCTCGAATGACCCGTAAGAAGAAGTTCACAGCCGCTTTATTGGAGTGATTTTCGTGACCAAGCTTCGTGTCGCCGGAATCGGTTTCGCCGCCGTGGCCGCACTTTCGCTGACCGCGTGCAGCGGCAGCGACACCGCTTCCTCCGGGAGCTCCAGCAGCGCCCCGGCGCCGGCTCCGTCGTCGTCGATGGCCGCGCCGTCGACCGACTCCGCCGCGTCCAACGGCGTGACCACCAACGCCGACGTCTTCGGCCCGGCCTGTTCGCAGCTGCCGCAGGGTTCCGCGCCCGGCTCGCTCGATTCGATGGGCCCGCAGCCGGTCGCGTCGGCCGCGTCGACGAACCCGCTGCTGACCAAGCTGGTGGCGGCCGTCAAGGCCACCAACCTGGTCGACACCCTCAACAGCCAGCAGGCCATCACGGTGTTCGCGCCGGCCGACCCGGCGTTCGCCGCGCTGGGCGACGCGAAGTTCAACGAGCTGGCGGGCAAGCCGGCCGAGCTGGCGCCGATCCTGCAGTACCACGTCGTGGGCAAGCGCTACGACGCCAAGGGCCTCGAGTCGGCCGGCACGCTGGAGTCGCTGAACACCGCCGGCGGCCCGCTGAAGATCGAGGGCTCGGGCGAGAACATGACCGTCAACGGCGCGAAGATCCTGTGCGGCAACATCCCCACGAAGAACGCCACGGTCTTCGTGATCGACAAGGTGCTGACGCCGGGCACCAACAAGTGAGGCTTATTCTGGTTAGGCCGCCGGGACCCGCCCGCACGCGGTTGATCAAGGCAGAAGTCCTGCGGCGGCCGACGGCTGAATAAGCCTCATCAGGTCAGGACTTCCGGCCGAGCTCGGGGGCGAGGCGTTCCGCGATGTCGGTGAGGATCTGCACGTAGTCTTCGTGATCGAAGGTGAACGGCAGGGCGAAAGCCACCTCGTCGACCTCGCGGAACGCCTCGTGTGCGTGCAGCCGCGCGGCGATCTCGGCCGAGCTGCCGACGAAGTCGGGGGAGAACAGCATCCGCGCCGGGCCCTGCGGTTCCGCGGTGCGGGGCAGCCGCTTCTCGGCGTACGCCTCGTATTTCGCGCGCTGCTCCGGCGTCGCGCTGTCGGTCGGGACGACGACCAGTCCCTGCGAAACGCGCGCCGCCTCGCCGGCCGGGTGGTGCTCGCGGAAGGCCCGGATGTGCGACAGCTGGATCTCGGCGAAGTCCCTGCTCTCGCCTTCGGCCTTGACCACGCTGCTGGTCAGGAAGTTCATCGCGTGCTTGCCGGCCCACTCGGCCGAACGCAGGCTCGCACCGCCGTACCACAGGCGGTCGCCGAGCCCGGGTGCCTGCGGCTGGACCCGGTCGGAGAAGACCTCGAAGCCTTCGGTGCCGCTGAAGCCGGTCGCCGGCTCGCCGCGCACGAAGTCCAGCAGCCGGCGTACGCGGTCGTAGGAGAAGTCCTCGGCGTCGGCGGTGTCCGGGTAGAGGGCCCGTTTGACCTCGTCGTAGCGCATCGGCGGGCCGACGCTGATCCCCGGGTTGAGCCGGCCGCCGGAGAGCAGGTCGACGGTGGCCAGGTCTTCGGCCAGCCGCAGCGGGTTCTCCCAGCCGAGCGGGATGACGGCGGTGCCGAGCTCGATCCGGCTGGTCCGCTGCGAAGCGGCGGCCAGCACGGCGACGGGCGAGGAGATGCCGTGCTGCAGGTGCCGGTGCCGCACCCAGGCGCTGTCGAACCCGAGCTGTTCGCCGAGCTCGATGATCCCGAGGGTCGACTCGTGGCCCCGCCGCGGGTCGGCGGGGTCGAACAGGCCGATGGTCAGGAAGCCGAGCTTCCGCAGTGGTCGAGACACGGGTCGATTCTGCCTCCGGCGGCGCGGGTGGCCGCGGGAGTTCCACCAGCTGGGCTCACGCCCGGTCGCGCAGGCGGTCCAGGCCGTCGAGGATGACGTCGAGGCCGAACTCGAACTCGGCCTGGTCGTCGCACCAGCCCAGCGTCGAGTGCGGGTCGTCGTGGGCGATCTCGCTGAGCATCCCCACCAGGTTCGGCAGCTGCCAGGCCAGGTCCACCGGCACGTCGGCCGACTGGCCGGCGCTCGGGTCGAACAGCTCCTGGCTGAACCCGAGCGCACGGCTGCCGAGCGCGTGCAGGGCGTGGTGGACCAGGTCGTAGGAGAACCCGCCGTCGCGCATCAGGCCGACCAGCGCGTCGTAGTAGCGCAGGACCGCGGTGCTCGTCGACGACCTCGTCTCGAACAGCTCCGGCGCCCAGCGGTGCCGGAGGAACACCTGGCGCGCGGTCAGGATCCGCTGCCGCACCGCTTCCTTCCACTCCGGGGACGGCTCGACGCGGGTGACGGCTTCGTTGATCTCCCCGGCGACGACGTCGACGATGCCGTCGAGCACGTCTTCCTTCTTGGCGACGTGGTAGTAGAGCGACATCGCTTCGGCGCCGAGCTCCTCGGCGAGGCGGCGCATCGTCAGCGCGCGCAGCCCGTGTTCGTCGGCGAGCTCGACCGCCGCCCGCAGGACGCGGTCGCGGCTGAGGGGGATCCGCGCGTCGGTGGTCACCCACAAGATCGTACAAGGTAAGGCGCCATTGACGTTCTTACGGTGTACGGCGTACCTTACGCAGTACGACTTACGGCGTAAGAATCGCGGTAGGCGACATGAAAGCCCTGGTCCAGCGCGTGTACGGCGCACCGGAGAGCCTGACCTTCGAAGACGTGCCCGATCCCGTGCCCGCCGCCGGAGAGGTGCTGGTCCGGGTGCGGGCGACCTCGGTCAACCCGTACGACTGGCACTTCATGAGAGGCGAGCCGTACGTCGCGCGGCTGATGCAGGGCGGCTTCGGCCTGCGCCGCCCGCGGGCCGGCATCCTCGGCTGCGACCTGGCCGGCCGGGTCGAGACGGCCGGCACGAGCTTCCGGCCCGGTGACGACGTCTACGCGCTGCTGCCGAACGGGGCCTACGCCGAGTACGTCTGCGTGCCCGAAGACCTGCTGGCGCCCATGCCGGCGAACCTCACCCACGAGCAGGCGGCGGCGATGCCGATGGCGGCCCTCACCGCGCTGGTCGCCCTGCGGGACGTGAAGGCCGGGCAGCGGGTGCTGGTCAACGGCGCGTCCGGTGGCGTCGGCACCTTCGCCGTCCAGCTGGCCAAGGCGCTCGGGGCCCGGGTCGATGCCGTCTGCAGCGCGGCCAACGCCGGCCTCGCCCGCTCGCTCGGCGCGGAGCACGTCGTCGACTACCGCTCGGAGGACTTCACGCGCAGTGGGCGTCGGTACGAGGTCCTGCTGGACATCGCGGGCAGCCGGTCGCTGCCGGCCTGCCGCCGGGTGGTGGACCGGAACGGCAGGTTCGTGGCCGTCGGCGGCCCGGCCGGACGCTGGCTGCAGCCGGCCGCGCACGCGTTCGGGGCACTGGCCGCCGGCCCGTTCGCCCGGAGGCGGGCCGTGCTCGCGGACGCGGTGGGCTGCCGGGACAAG
This genomic window from Amycolatopsis mongoliensis contains:
- a CDS encoding fasciclin domain-containing protein, whose protein sequence is MTKLRVAGIGFAAVAALSLTACSGSDTASSGSSSSAPAPAPSSSMAAPSTDSAASNGVTTNADVFGPACSQLPQGSAPGSLDSMGPQPVASAASTNPLLTKLVAAVKATNLVDTLNSQQAITVFAPADPAFAALGDAKFNELAGKPAELAPILQYHVVGKRYDAKGLESAGTLESLNTAGGPLKIEGSGENMTVNGAKILCGNIPTKNATVFVIDKVLTPGTNK
- a CDS encoding LLM class flavin-dependent oxidoreductase, producing the protein MSRPLRKLGFLTIGLFDPADPRRGHESTLGIIELGEQLGFDSAWVRHRHLQHGISSPVAVLAAASQRTSRIELGTAVIPLGWENPLRLAEDLATVDLLSGGRLNPGISVGPPMRYDEVKRALYPDTADAEDFSYDRVRRLLDFVRGEPATGFSGTEGFEVFSDRVQPQAPGLGDRLWYGGASLRSAEWAGKHAMNFLTSSVVKAEGESRDFAEIQLSHIRAFREHHPAGEAARVSQGLVVVPTDSATPEQRAKYEAYAEKRLPRTAEPQGPARMLFSPDFVGSSAEIAARLHAHEAFREVDEVAFALPFTFDHEDYVQILTDIAERLAPELGRKS
- a CDS encoding TetR/AcrR family transcriptional regulator, with the protein product MTTDARIPLSRDRVLRAAVELADEHGLRALTMRRLAEELGAEAMSLYYHVAKKEDVLDGIVDVVAGEINEAVTRVEPSPEWKEAVRQRILTARQVFLRHRWAPELFETRSSTSTAVLRYYDALVGLMRDGGFSYDLVHHALHALGSRALGFSQELFDPSAGQSADVPVDLAWQLPNLVGMLSEIAHDDPHSTLGWCDDQAEFEFGLDVILDGLDRLRDRA
- a CDS encoding NAD(P)-dependent alcohol dehydrogenase, producing the protein MKALVQRVYGAPESLTFEDVPDPVPAAGEVLVRVRATSVNPYDWHFMRGEPYVARLMQGGFGLRRPRAGILGCDLAGRVETAGTSFRPGDDVYALLPNGAYAEYVCVPEDLLAPMPANLTHEQAAAMPMAALTALVALRDVKAGQRVLVNGASGGVGTFAVQLAKALGARVDAVCSAANAGLARSLGAEHVVDYRSEDFTRSGRRYEVLLDIAGSRSLPACRRVVDRNGRFVAVGGPAGRWLQPAAHAFGALAAGPFARRRAVLADAVGCRDKKAVLGELAALVERGALTPVIDRSYPFDDLRTAIAYQEAGHTKGKVVVTL